A stretch of Myxococcus hansupus DNA encodes these proteins:
- a CDS encoding YCF48-related protein, whose amino-acid sequence MVMLAEVLFALPGVAEDSPLPSVDLGVREVGTHELVLVSRRTDADWWALATLWPSSKTWPYTNHIQVFRSSDAGRSWNEDAEASGAMTYRPDFFVWYTPEVGLIAGANSQDMLRTADGGRTWDSVSPADSFRVYDLEQSGGRTWICGSSGNIYRSDDFGVTWTDLRGTPFNADDRCMDMSFLDPEHGWAVGMKGSLWATQDGGATWRRLETPGQSPQGAEASCGSFTSLSAVTLLTPEVAWVLGSAGRCQTSDGGKTWRLRPFISGETDAGLRVTTLEGGRRVITVGASDDEVPVMTRMPDPWNDNSRDATVMGDETAVRVRGNLLSIYVSGRRVRTSPLTTAGTGVSAPLDGLTPSQSNAWVGWKEDQVMVSFDQGHSWFFVGRVPEKPLRNVAISKDGRLFGQMQTERLFVSMDLGRTWTRSTAWLDAYDFAVAMGDAPEGLESPLHCVLTAPEAIVKVRYKSYGCSGFESETQLDLNLSKERVVLAGSSNGFEHRFQVQSRKLPRDEGLKILRALVNATTRQETPPGCYHHQPYKTVIEWSCLPEASWRRKVEFKPDRCGPPTRKPLVGGATKPGATTFEDYERGVGVYKFARLVLEGAYAE is encoded by the coding sequence ATGGTGATGCTCGCGGAAGTGCTGTTCGCACTTCCTGGAGTCGCGGAGGATTCGCCCCTGCCCTCCGTGGACCTTGGGGTCCGCGAAGTGGGGACACATGAGCTGGTGCTTGTCAGCCGCCGCACGGACGCGGACTGGTGGGCCTTGGCGACCCTGTGGCCAAGCTCCAAGACGTGGCCCTACACCAATCACATCCAAGTGTTCCGGAGTTCGGATGCCGGCCGCTCCTGGAACGAGGATGCGGAGGCGTCGGGGGCCATGACGTATCGCCCTGACTTTTTCGTCTGGTACACGCCCGAAGTCGGCCTCATCGCGGGGGCCAACAGCCAGGATATGCTCCGAACTGCTGATGGTGGCCGCACCTGGGACAGCGTGAGTCCAGCGGACTCTTTCAGGGTTTATGATCTGGAGCAGTCGGGTGGGCGTACGTGGATTTGTGGCTCGTCGGGAAACATCTACCGCAGCGACGACTTCGGAGTGACCTGGACCGATTTGAGGGGGACTCCCTTCAACGCTGATGACCGCTGCATGGACATGTCCTTTCTGGACCCGGAGCACGGCTGGGCCGTGGGGATGAAGGGTTCCTTGTGGGCGACGCAGGATGGGGGAGCCACGTGGCGCCGCTTGGAAACTCCCGGTCAGTCGCCCCAGGGGGCGGAGGCGAGCTGTGGGTCTTTCACGTCACTGAGCGCGGTGACCCTGCTGACACCCGAGGTGGCGTGGGTCCTGGGTTCGGCGGGTCGCTGTCAGACGTCCGATGGAGGGAAGACGTGGCGCCTCCGGCCTTTCATCTCCGGAGAGACGGATGCGGGCTTGCGAGTCACGACGCTGGAGGGCGGGCGGCGCGTCATCACCGTGGGCGCCTCGGACGACGAGGTGCCGGTGATGACTCGGATGCCAGATCCATGGAATGACAACAGTCGTGATGCAACGGTGATGGGGGATGAAACCGCAGTGCGGGTCCGCGGCAACCTCCTGAGTATCTATGTCTCCGGCCGACGTGTGAGGACTTCCCCTCTCACGACCGCAGGCACGGGCGTTTCTGCTCCGCTCGATGGCTTGACTCCGAGCCAGTCGAACGCGTGGGTCGGTTGGAAAGAGGACCAGGTCATGGTGTCCTTTGATCAAGGCCACAGTTGGTTCTTCGTGGGCCGCGTCCCAGAAAAGCCTCTGCGCAACGTGGCCATCTCGAAGGACGGAAGGCTTTTCGGGCAGATGCAGACGGAGAGACTGTTCGTCTCCATGGACCTTGGCCGCACCTGGACGCGGAGCACCGCGTGGCTGGATGCCTATGACTTCGCAGTTGCGATGGGCGACGCTCCCGAGGGATTGGAGTCACCGTTGCACTGCGTTCTCACGGCACCCGAAGCCATTGTGAAGGTGCGGTACAAGAGCTACGGCTGCTCTGGTTTCGAATCGGAGACTCAATTGGACCTGAACCTTTCGAAGGAACGCGTGGTGCTCGCCGGGAGTTCCAACGGCTTCGAACATCGCTTCCAGGTCCAATCGCGGAAGCTGCCTCGTGACGAGGGACTGAAAATCCTCCGGGCACTGGTGAATGCCACCACACGGCAGGAGACGCCGCCCGGCTGCTATCACCACCAGCCGTACAAGACCGTCATCGAGTGGTCCTGCTTGCCGGAGGCTTCCTGGCGTCGCAAAGTCGAGTTCAAGCCAGATAGGTGTGGACCGCCAACCCGGAAGCCCCTCGTCGGTGGCGCGACCAAGCCGGGCGCGACGACCTTCGAGGACTACGAACGCGGAGTGGGCGTGTACAAGTTCGCGCGCCTCGTGTTGGAAGGTGCTTACGCTGAGTGA